The following coding sequences lie in one Pectobacterium sp. A5351 genomic window:
- a CDS encoding efflux transporter outer membrane subunit → MRTLAKVSHILMCMLCAGCTLLPVPDDVAPGLPGTWSVDAVSALKPPAKGWWKAFGSQELNTLLEGALLSNRNLDNVRQNMEQARIQWQSNQVPKMPEVNSAFSKNLSGVWGEHQRNKSYGASVSLSYSPDVWGAKRAASYSNEALWRAASYDVSATALMLRSSVITQYLALLGIRRQITLAEKNLIISRRLLALVETKYAAGAVARLDLAQQQSFVAGMEAMLLQLHQQSLQVSKTLAALLDKTPQELLQPSQHIEDLHVPDIGSGLPADLMRKRPDLLSAEAKLVAAGANIDAARAAMFPSVSLSAASSVSATAINQLFRLAPGWGSGLDISLPIWDRSVRINNQRLALINRKIAVNTYRETLLRAFGEVETALNAMLSLQQQQRWQDAQLAAAQDSLKLAEIRYRAGADDLPRLLNAQNAFYSTELASSTLWQQRLQAANDLAVALGGSELQD, encoded by the coding sequence ATGAGGACACTCGCGAAAGTCAGCCATATACTGATGTGCATGCTGTGCGCGGGCTGTACGTTATTGCCAGTTCCTGATGATGTCGCTCCCGGGTTACCGGGTACCTGGTCAGTGGACGCCGTTTCAGCGCTGAAACCTCCAGCTAAGGGGTGGTGGAAGGCTTTTGGTAGTCAGGAGTTGAACACGCTCTTGGAAGGGGCGCTACTGTCCAATCGCAATCTCGATAATGTTCGCCAGAATATGGAGCAGGCTCGTATCCAATGGCAGAGTAATCAGGTGCCGAAAATGCCAGAGGTAAATAGTGCATTTTCTAAAAACCTTTCGGGCGTTTGGGGAGAGCATCAGCGGAACAAAAGCTACGGAGCCAGCGTGTCGCTATCTTATTCCCCTGATGTCTGGGGAGCGAAACGTGCCGCGTCTTATAGCAATGAGGCGTTGTGGCGAGCGGCATCTTATGATGTTTCCGCGACAGCATTAATGTTGCGTTCGTCGGTAATTACCCAGTATTTAGCGCTGCTCGGCATTCGTCGTCAGATCACACTGGCTGAGAAAAATCTGATCATTAGCCGTAGACTGCTTGCCCTTGTAGAGACTAAATATGCCGCTGGTGCTGTCGCGAGACTCGATCTTGCTCAACAACAATCCTTTGTTGCGGGAATGGAAGCGATGCTTCTGCAACTGCATCAACAATCTCTACAGGTAAGTAAAACGCTGGCGGCGTTACTCGATAAAACGCCGCAGGAATTACTACAGCCCAGCCAACATATTGAGGATCTCCACGTTCCAGATATTGGCAGTGGTCTTCCTGCGGATCTCATGCGCAAGCGCCCCGATCTGTTAAGTGCAGAGGCCAAATTGGTTGCTGCGGGTGCCAATATTGATGCGGCACGAGCGGCGATGTTTCCCTCGGTTTCCCTGTCAGCAGCCTCCAGCGTAAGTGCTACGGCGATAAATCAGCTATTTCGGTTAGCGCCTGGATGGGGAAGTGGTCTGGATATCTCGTTGCCGATTTGGGATCGTTCCGTACGTATTAATAACCAGCGTCTCGCCCTCATTAACCGAAAAATTGCAGTTAATACCTATCGTGAAACGCTGTTGAGGGCTTTTGGTGAAGTTGAAACGGCGCTCAATGCGATGTTGAGTTTACAGCAACAGCAGCGCTGGCAAGATGCACAACTGGCGGCGGCACAAGACTCGCTAAAGCTCGCTGAGATTCGCTATAGAGCGGGTGCTGATGACTTACCGCGTTTGCTAAACGCACAAAATGCATTCTATAGCACGGAGTTGGCATCCAGCACATTGTGGCAGCAGAGGCTGCAAGCTGCCAACGATCTTGCGGTAGCACTTGGCGGCAGCGAGTTGCAGGATTGA